A genomic segment from Thermotoga neapolitana DSM 4359 encodes:
- the ligA gene encoding NAD-dependent DNA ligase LigA, whose protein sequence is MRQIPKEVIEEVERLREEIEYHNYRYYVLNDPVITDEEYDRLMRRLIELERMYPELVTPDSPTQRVGGKVLEGFKTVKHSVPMLSLDNTYNEEEIIEFDKRVKKTLQESEVEYVAELKIDGVSIALRYENGRFVLGATRGDGVEGEDVSENVKTIRSVPLRLRKPLTIEVRGEIYMPVDEFKRLNEEREEEGLPPFANPRNAAAGTLRQLNTALVASRRLDSFIYYVVHPENYGLKTQWEALQFLKEIGFKVNPHSRLCKNIQEVIEYWREWKERKRELDYWVDGVVVKVNRFDFQKVLGETSKAPRWAIAFKFPAEQARTRILDVTIQVGRTGVLTPVAELEPVQLAGTIVKRASLHNFEYIREKDIRIGDYVFVEKAGGIIPQIVKSIPELRTGSEKEIKPPQSCPVCGGKVGKLSPDEVAIRCLNPHCPAKLKRALRTFVSREALDIEGLGEKIIDRLVDSGLVKDIADIFYLTPFDLAQLGPGIGQRTIAKILQEIEEAKKRPLHKLITGLGIPMVGQKTAKILAEHFKSLEAIAEASYETLKDIPGIGPEIARSIVEYFRNPKTREIIEKLKKAGVKLEEKTVKYDVLKGLTFAVTGTLKNFTREEIIEFLERLGARVVNSVSKNTDYLIVGENPGSKYEKAKALKVKTMSEEEFLRFVENRAKLKGYNFDEIMRGWKEWS, encoded by the coding sequence ATGAGACAGATTCCAAAAGAGGTAATAGAGGAAGTGGAAAGACTGCGCGAGGAAATAGAATACCACAACTACAGATATTACGTTTTGAACGACCCAGTTATAACCGATGAGGAATACGATAGATTGATGAGAAGACTCATAGAACTGGAAAGAATGTACCCAGAACTGGTTACTCCAGACTCGCCGACTCAGAGGGTCGGGGGGAAGGTTCTCGAGGGATTCAAAACCGTCAAACACTCCGTACCCATGTTGAGTCTGGACAACACCTACAACGAAGAGGAGATCATTGAGTTCGACAAACGTGTCAAGAAGACGCTTCAGGAGTCGGAAGTGGAATACGTTGCCGAACTGAAGATAGACGGTGTTTCGATCGCTCTCAGGTACGAAAACGGTCGCTTCGTTCTGGGAGCAACGCGTGGGGACGGAGTGGAGGGTGAAGACGTTTCCGAGAATGTGAAAACCATTCGAAGTGTTCCACTGAGGTTGAGAAAACCCCTCACCATTGAGGTGAGAGGGGAGATTTACATGCCGGTGGATGAGTTCAAAAGACTGAACGAGGAGAGAGAAGAAGAAGGACTTCCTCCCTTTGCCAACCCAAGAAACGCGGCGGCGGGGACTCTCCGTCAGCTGAACACCGCTCTCGTGGCTTCGAGAAGACTCGATTCTTTCATCTATTACGTTGTTCATCCCGAAAATTACGGCCTCAAAACTCAGTGGGAAGCGCTCCAGTTTTTGAAAGAGATAGGATTTAAAGTGAACCCGCATTCAAGACTGTGCAAGAACATACAGGAGGTGATCGAGTACTGGAGAGAGTGGAAAGAAAGAAAGAGGGAACTGGACTACTGGGTTGATGGAGTTGTGGTGAAGGTGAACAGGTTCGATTTCCAGAAAGTTCTGGGGGAGACTTCCAAGGCACCAAGGTGGGCGATCGCTTTCAAATTCCCTGCGGAGCAGGCCAGAACGAGGATCCTCGATGTCACGATACAGGTTGGTCGAACGGGTGTTCTGACACCGGTGGCAGAACTCGAACCCGTCCAACTTGCAGGAACTATCGTGAAAAGGGCCTCCCTTCACAATTTCGAGTATATAAGAGAAAAGGACATACGAATAGGTGACTACGTATTCGTTGAAAAGGCAGGGGGAATCATTCCCCAAATAGTGAAATCAATACCAGAGTTGCGAACTGGCAGCGAAAAGGAGATAAAGCCTCCCCAGAGTTGTCCGGTTTGTGGTGGAAAAGTGGGAAAACTCTCTCCTGATGAGGTTGCAATCAGATGTCTGAATCCTCACTGCCCGGCGAAGCTGAAGAGGGCACTGAGGACGTTTGTGTCCCGGGAGGCGCTGGATATCGAAGGGCTTGGTGAAAAGATCATAGACAGACTGGTGGATTCAGGTCTGGTTAAGGACATAGCGGACATCTTCTATCTCACACCCTTTGATCTTGCCCAGCTTGGCCCCGGTATTGGCCAGAGAACGATCGCGAAGATTCTGCAGGAGATAGAAGAAGCAAAGAAAAGACCCCTGCACAAGCTCATAACCGGTCTTGGAATACCGATGGTGGGGCAAAAAACGGCGAAGATTCTTGCAGAACACTTCAAATCTCTTGAAGCAATAGCCGAGGCTTCCTACGAAACGTTGAAGGACATTCCAGGAATCGGACCGGAAATAGCAAGGAGCATTGTAGAGTACTTCAGAAATCCGAAGACAAGGGAGATTATAGAAAAACTGAAAAAGGCAGGGGTGAAACTTGAAGAGAAAACCGTAAAGTACGATGTGCTGAAAGGACTGACGTTTGCCGTGACCGGCACGCTGAAAAACTTCACAAGAGAGGAGATCATCGAATTTCTGGAGAGACTGGGAGCCAGAGTGGTCAACTCGGTGAGTAAGAACACCGACTATCTCATCGTTGGGGAAAATCCAGGTTCCAAGTACGAAAAGGCAAAGGCGTTGAAGGTGAAGACGATGAGCGAGGAAGAGTTTCTGAGATTTGTGGAAAATAGAGCAAAACTGAAAGGTTACAACTTCGATGAGATCATGAGGGGATGGAAAGAATGGAGCTGA
- the obgE gene encoding GTPase ObgE, translating to MNIKSAEFVDRVKIFVKAGDGGNGCVSFRREKYVPKGGPDGGDGGDGGFVFLRANPSLSTLIEFVNKRKFFAENGKHGMGKKMKGRNGRDLYIDVPVGTVVKDASTGQIIADLDEPGKVVCVARGGRGGRGNAHFSTPTRQAPLIAEKGEKGEARWLELELKILADVGLVGYPNVGKSSLIARISNARPKIANYPFTTLVPNLGVVKYGDFSFVVADIPGLIEGASEGVGLGNVFLRHVERCFVIVHMLDVSGFEREDPARDYFIIREEMKKYSPFLLEKPEIVVANKIDLLEREKLPQRIKEIESSIGKEVIPISAVTGEGVDLLLDRVASIVRKERIEREERKEKKDHPMEKPAPVWRKLPERFEVEVVKEEDGQWVVEGEGLRVWMERFDLNQRDARLLILQILEKNGLEEKLKEAGVKEGDVVRIGNFEFEYRE from the coding sequence TTGAACATAAAGAGTGCAGAATTTGTTGATCGTGTGAAGATCTTTGTGAAAGCAGGAGACGGCGGAAACGGTTGTGTGAGTTTCAGAAGGGAAAAATATGTCCCAAAGGGCGGGCCCGACGGTGGTGATGGAGGAGACGGAGGATTTGTGTTCCTCAGGGCCAATCCCTCTCTTTCAACGCTGATCGAGTTTGTGAATAAAAGAAAATTTTTTGCAGAAAATGGGAAGCACGGTATGGGAAAGAAGATGAAGGGAAGAAACGGAAGAGATCTTTACATAGATGTTCCGGTTGGAACGGTGGTAAAGGATGCCTCCACCGGTCAGATCATTGCAGACCTGGACGAACCTGGAAAGGTAGTGTGTGTCGCACGCGGAGGCAGAGGAGGAAGGGGAAATGCTCACTTTTCGACTCCCACAAGACAGGCTCCTTTGATCGCAGAAAAGGGTGAAAAGGGTGAAGCCAGGTGGCTGGAACTTGAACTCAAGATCTTGGCGGATGTGGGGCTTGTGGGGTATCCGAACGTTGGAAAATCTTCTCTGATAGCACGCATCAGCAACGCAAGACCGAAGATAGCAAACTACCCCTTCACCACACTTGTTCCCAACCTGGGGGTTGTCAAATACGGTGATTTCAGTTTCGTGGTCGCTGACATTCCCGGCCTCATCGAGGGAGCGAGCGAAGGAGTAGGCCTCGGAAACGTCTTTTTGAGGCATGTTGAAAGGTGTTTTGTGATAGTTCACATGCTCGATGTGAGTGGCTTTGAAAGGGAAGATCCAGCAAGAGACTATTTCATCATAAGAGAGGAGATGAAGAAGTACTCTCCGTTCCTCCTGGAAAAGCCAGAGATAGTGGTCGCAAACAAGATAGATCTTCTGGAAAGAGAAAAACTTCCCCAGAGAATAAAGGAGATCGAAAGTTCAATAGGAAAGGAAGTTATTCCGATTTCTGCCGTAACGGGCGAAGGAGTTGATCTTCTCCTTGACAGGGTGGCTTCCATAGTTCGAAAGGAGAGAATAGAGAGGGAAGAGAGAAAAGAAAAGAAAGATCACCCAATGGAAAAACCTGCTCCCGTTTGGAGAAAACTTCCTGAGAGATTTGAAGTAGAGGTTGTGAAGGAAGAAGACGGACAATGGGTGGTCGAAGGAGAAGGCCTCAGGGTGTGGATGGAAAGGTTTGATCTGAACCAGAGAGATGCAAGGCTTCTGATTCTTCAGATTCTTGAGAAAAACGGCCTGGAAGAGAAACTGAAAGAGGCAGGGGTGAAAGAAGGGGATGTTGTCAGGATCGGAAATTTCGAGTTCGAGTACAGGGAGTAA
- the nadD gene encoding nicotinate (nicotinamide) nucleotide adenylyltransferase, translating to MLSGSEISSSSTGSKVGIFGGAFDPVHVGHIIVCLYTLEILELDRLVVVPAYNPPHKKTSIPFEKRFEWLKKVFGGIEKIEVSDYERQRGGVSYSIFTIEHFSNLYKTKPFFIVGEDALSYFEKWYRYRDILEKANLVVYPRYCGKPYHEHARKVLGDLSKIIFLDMPIIQISSTEIRKRALAGKTLKGFVPEEIREEVEAFYGQSGTCTDGGIH from the coding sequence ATGTTGTCAGGATCGGAAATTTCGAGTTCGAGTACAGGGAGTAAGGTGGGAATATTCGGTGGAGCCTTCGATCCTGTGCATGTCGGTCATATTATTGTGTGTCTGTACACTCTGGAGATCCTGGAACTGGACAGACTGGTCGTGGTTCCCGCTTACAATCCTCCCCACAAAAAAACGTCCATTCCCTTTGAAAAGAGGTTCGAATGGCTGAAGAAAGTCTTCGGTGGCATCGAAAAGATAGAAGTGAGCGATTATGAAAGGCAGCGGGGAGGTGTTTCGTACTCGATCTTCACCATAGAGCATTTTTCCAATCTGTACAAGACCAAACCATTCTTCATCGTCGGAGAGGACGCTCTGTCTTATTTCGAGAAGTGGTACAGGTACCGCGATATCCTCGAAAAGGCGAACCTGGTTGTTTATCCGCGTTACTGTGGGAAGCCTTATCATGAACATGCCAGAAAAGTGCTGGGGGATCTGAGCAAGATCATCTTCCTGGATATGCCCATAATTCAGATCTCCTCCACTGAGATTCGAAAAAGAGCACTTGCCGGAAAGACTTTGAAGGGATTTGTCCCGGAGGAAATCAGGGAAGAGGTGGAGGCCTTCTATGGTCAAAGTGGGACTTGCACCGATGGCGGGATACACTGA
- a CDS encoding tRNA dihydrouridine synthase — MVKVGLAPMAGYTDRAFRTVCFKWGADFAFSEMVSAKGFLMNSEKTRELLPSPEEKNVAVQIFGSDPEELSRAADVLSDEYPWIDLNAGCPVRKVVKKGAGGGLLRDLDLFRAVVKELRKHVKGKFTVKTRLGWNENQISKIYEILVEEGVDEVFIHTRTVAQAFTGKADWKSLSVLDKKIPTFVSGDIFSPEDAKRALEESGCHGVLVARGAIGRPWLFKQIKDFLERGKYSEPSTDEILRSFEMHLSLLVEDKGEEKAIKEIKKFVAGYTKNLKGARRFRDEMMKIKNLQTLKEMFYNFLREV, encoded by the coding sequence ATGGTCAAAGTGGGACTTGCACCGATGGCGGGATACACTGACAGGGCTTTCCGTACGGTGTGCTTTAAATGGGGAGCAGATTTTGCGTTCTCTGAAATGGTGAGTGCAAAGGGTTTTCTCATGAATTCGGAGAAAACAAGAGAACTGCTTCCCTCTCCTGAGGAAAAGAACGTGGCCGTTCAGATATTTGGAAGCGATCCTGAGGAGCTTTCCAGAGCAGCCGATGTGCTCTCTGATGAGTACCCATGGATAGATCTGAACGCAGGGTGTCCCGTGAGAAAGGTGGTTAAAAAGGGAGCAGGCGGTGGTCTTTTGAGGGATCTGGATCTTTTCAGGGCAGTTGTGAAAGAACTCAGAAAGCATGTGAAAGGAAAATTCACAGTTAAAACGCGTCTTGGCTGGAATGAAAATCAGATTTCGAAGATATACGAGATCCTTGTGGAAGAAGGTGTTGACGAAGTGTTCATTCACACAAGAACAGTTGCTCAGGCTTTCACTGGAAAAGCCGACTGGAAGAGCCTTTCTGTTCTGGACAAGAAAATTCCCACCTTCGTGAGTGGAGACATATTCTCTCCAGAGGATGCCAAACGGGCCCTCGAAGAAAGTGGTTGTCATGGGGTCCTTGTTGCCCGTGGTGCAATTGGAAGACCCTGGCTGTTCAAACAGATAAAGGACTTCCTAGAACGTGGGAAATATTCTGAACCTTCCACGGACGAGATTTTGAGGTCTTTTGAGATGCACCTGAGTCTTCTGGTGGAAGACAAGGGAGAGGAAAAAGCCATCAAAGAGATCAAAAAATTTGTAGCGGGATACACGAAAAATCTGAAAGGAGCGAGAAGATTCAGGGATGAGATGATGAAAATAAAAAATCTTCAAACTTTGAAAGAGATGTTTTATAATTTTCTCAGGGAGGTGTAA
- a CDS encoding ferritin-like domain-containing protein, translated as MFSAKELLSIAVRVEKDGEEFYRKLAERFEKPDIKEFFSYMARQEAEHARTFESIGEELGVDEETYLNLEDAEEYLKSFVEGRFFPDAATMEKYLKERSVEEAIDFSISVEKETIIFYYEILELLKNERAKDLVRSIINQEKQHVVKLLRIKGMIS; from the coding sequence ATGTTCTCGGCAAAGGAGCTGTTGAGCATTGCTGTAAGGGTAGAAAAGGATGGGGAAGAATTCTACAGGAAGTTGGCGGAACGTTTCGAGAAACCAGATATAAAGGAGTTCTTCTCTTACATGGCCCGTCAGGAAGCAGAGCATGCCCGAACGTTTGAGAGCATAGGAGAAGAGCTGGGAGTAGATGAGGAAACGTACCTGAATCTCGAAGACGCAGAGGAGTATCTGAAGAGTTTCGTAGAAGGAAGGTTCTTCCCCGATGCTGCCACGATGGAAAAATATTTGAAAGAAAGATCCGTCGAGGAGGCGATCGATTTTTCCATATCTGTGGAAAAAGAGACCATAATCTTTTACTACGAAATCCTCGAACTTCTGAAAAACGAGAGAGCAAAGGATCTTGTCAGGAGCATAATAAATCAGGAAAAGCAACACGTGGTGAAACTCTTGAGGATAAAGGGGATGATCTCTTAG
- a CDS encoding type II secretion system F family protein — protein sequence MPFYKYVAVEGSGKKVTGVIEAENKLKAISLLAERGLMVVRVEERKSPKRSTPFFQISISEIATFCRQLSIMISAGIRIKEALNILARQEVFSKRFRKIILEIAINVETGDTLADAFRKVGVFDNVLISMLEAGEEGGVLDRTLRRAADFYESVKRLQDEVKSAMAYPLFVLFFAVVIVLVISFYILPNLVRAFGTSIPLSPTIQSLLKVNEFLSENWPWFSVVMAGAVFGFFVLMKSRYGTYIKEYLSFLFPPVRKLRRNMGLERFARTLGILVSSGVRITDAIRMAAQASNSPSIIGKSEEMVQRVSEGKTLRDTFAESGVFPQLIYEMIGTGEETGKVDEVMERVADFYEDIVRNSVKQLVSLVEPLLIAGVGGFVAFLAYSIYTTVFQLQRSIGG from the coding sequence ATGCCTTTTTACAAATACGTTGCCGTGGAGGGGAGTGGAAAGAAAGTAACGGGGGTTATAGAAGCGGAAAACAAGTTGAAGGCGATCTCACTTCTCGCCGAAAGAGGTTTGATGGTCGTTCGTGTCGAAGAACGCAAGAGTCCTAAAAGGAGCACTCCATTCTTTCAGATCTCCATCAGCGAAATCGCCACCTTCTGTCGTCAGCTTTCCATAATGATATCGGCCGGTATAAGGATAAAAGAGGCGTTGAACATACTCGCTCGTCAGGAGGTCTTCTCGAAACGATTCAGAAAGATCATACTGGAAATAGCCATCAACGTGGAAACCGGTGATACTCTAGCCGATGCCTTTCGAAAGGTGGGGGTTTTCGACAACGTGTTGATCAGCATGTTGGAAGCAGGTGAAGAGGGGGGTGTCCTGGACAGAACCCTGAGGAGGGCAGCGGATTTCTACGAGAGTGTGAAGAGGCTCCAGGATGAAGTTAAATCCGCGATGGCCTATCCTCTTTTTGTCCTCTTCTTTGCCGTTGTGATCGTTCTTGTGATCAGTTTCTACATTCTTCCCAATCTCGTTCGAGCCTTTGGAACTTCTATTCCTTTATCACCCACGATCCAATCCCTTTTGAAGGTGAACGAATTCCTCAGTGAGAACTGGCCATGGTTTTCTGTCGTTATGGCGGGTGCTGTCTTTGGGTTCTTCGTCCTCATGAAATCAAGGTACGGAACTTACATAAAAGAGTACCTTTCTTTCCTGTTTCCTCCAGTCAGAAAGCTCAGACGAAACATGGGACTTGAGCGCTTCGCCAGAACTCTTGGAATCCTCGTGAGCAGTGGTGTGAGGATAACGGACGCGATCAGAATGGCAGCCCAGGCTTCCAACTCACCTTCTATCATAGGAAAGAGTGAGGAAATGGTGCAGAGAGTATCGGAAGGAAAGACGTTAAGAGATACATTTGCAGAGAGTGGTGTGTTTCCTCAACTCATTTACGAGATGATAGGGACAGGCGAAGAAACAGGAAAGGTCGACGAAGTGATGGAAAGGGTGGCAGATTTCTATGAGGACATCGTGCGAAACAGTGTGAAGCAACTGGTTTCACTGGTGGAGCCACTTTTGATAGCTGGAGTTGGCGGATTTGTGGCTTTTCTTGCGTATTCTATCTACACCACCGTCTTCCAGCTTCAAAGGAGCATTGGAGGATGA